Proteins from one Salaquimonas pukyongi genomic window:
- a CDS encoding SH3 domain-containing protein, whose amino-acid sequence MKKLRSLRHLTASLLTAGMLTAPLLSTPILAALGTAIAPTAVLAAANKGKSGLPLPRFVSLKASKVNMRVGPGREYSVDWMFTKRGLPLEILQEYDNWRKVRDSDGAEGWIVQTLLTGKRTALVSPWLKDEGGMVELHSKPDTSAPVVARMEAGVLAEIDACENGWCEIQARDWSGYARQVTLWGVYPDEKID is encoded by the coding sequence ATGAAGAAGTTGCGTTCTCTTCGTCATCTCACCGCCTCCCTGCTTACCGCCGGCATGCTGACCGCGCCACTGCTCTCAACACCGATTCTTGCTGCTTTGGGCACGGCCATCGCTCCAACTGCTGTCCTGGCTGCCGCAAACAAGGGAAAGTCCGGACTGCCACTGCCGCGGTTCGTTTCGCTCAAGGCAAGCAAGGTCAATATGCGCGTCGGGCCGGGCCGGGAATATTCCGTCGACTGGATGTTCACCAAACGGGGCCTGCCGCTGGAAATCCTGCAGGAATACGACAACTGGCGCAAAGTGCGCGATTCAGACGGCGCTGAAGGCTGGATTGTTCAAACCCTGCTGACGGGCAAACGCACTGCCCTGGTCTCACCCTGGCTGAAGGACGAAGGCGGCATGGTGGAACTGCACAGCAAGCCCGATACCAGCGCCCCTGTCGTTGCAAGGATGGAAGCCGGTGTGCTGGCAGAGATTGATGCCTGTGAAAACGGCTGGTGCGAGATCCAGGCCAGAGACTGGTCCGGCTATGCTCGGCAGGTCACTTTGTGGGGTGTCTATCCGGACGAGAAAATCGACTAG
- a CDS encoding 2-hydroxyacid dehydrogenase, producing MTATKPKIIVTRKLPDAVETRMCELFDTELNLDDTPFSRARLIEAVKTAECLVPTVTDRIDRSVIGQAGEQLKLIANFGNGVDNIDIAAAAEKGIAVTNTPNVLTEDTADMTLGLMIAVARRFDEGVDAMREGRFKGWSPTWMLGRRIWGKRLGIVGMGRIGTAVARRAKAFGLSIHYHNRERVAEQVEQELEATYWASLDQMLARVDVVSVNCPHTPATFHLLSARRIALMQPGSIIVNTARGEIIDQDALVKALQEGKIAGAGLDVLEHEPAVSEDLMELSRQGKAVILPHMGSATIESRQEMGERVIINIRTWMDGHRPPDRILPNMV from the coding sequence ATGACCGCTACGAAACCGAAGATCATTGTTACACGCAAGCTGCCCGATGCGGTCGAAACCCGCATGTGCGAGCTGTTTGACACGGAACTGAACCTCGATGACACGCCATTCTCCCGTGCCCGGCTGATCGAGGCGGTCAAAACGGCTGAGTGCCTGGTTCCCACGGTCACCGACCGCATTGACCGCTCGGTGATCGGCCAGGCAGGCGAGCAATTGAAACTGATCGCCAATTTCGGCAACGGGGTGGACAACATCGATATTGCCGCCGCCGCCGAAAAGGGCATTGCCGTTACCAACACCCCCAATGTGCTGACGGAAGATACGGCGGACATGACCCTGGGACTGATGATCGCTGTGGCGCGCCGCTTCGATGAGGGCGTTGATGCCATGCGCGAAGGCCGCTTCAAGGGCTGGTCGCCCACCTGGATGCTCGGCCGCCGCATTTGGGGCAAGCGCCTTGGCATTGTCGGCATGGGCCGCATCGGCACTGCTGTTGCCCGACGCGCCAAGGCGTTCGGCCTTTCGATCCACTACCACAACCGCGAACGCGTGGCAGAACAGGTGGAGCAGGAACTGGAAGCAACCTATTGGGCTTCGCTGGACCAGATGCTGGCCCGTGTCGATGTGGTTTCGGTAAACTGCCCCCACACACCGGCAACCTTTCACCTTCTTTCAGCCCGCCGCATCGCGCTGATGCAGCCGGGCTCCATCATCGTGAACACGGCCCGCGGCGAGATCATCGACCAGGATGCCCTGGTCAAGGCACTGCAGGAGGGCAAGATTGCCGGTGCCGGCCTCGATGTGCTGGAACACGAACCGGCGGTGAGCGAGGACCTGATGGAACTTTCGCGGCAGGGCAAGGCGGTCATCCTGCCCCATATGGGATCGGCGACCATTGAGAGCCGTCAGGAAATGGGCGAACGGGTGATCATCAACATCCGCACCTGGATGGACGGCCACCGCCCGCCCGACCGAATTCTGCCGAACATGGTGTAA